A single region of the Nomia melanderi isolate GNS246 chromosome 12, iyNomMela1, whole genome shotgun sequence genome encodes:
- the LOC143175158 gene encoding uncharacterized protein LOC143175158 gives MNKSSIIEQGVVLIAPRQPRVPEFTTTNDNDEIKVRVRGSSRELTSVVRETSSVVVRTVREKVPRQRCELLPEVLSIRITYEVIGNRSEQGFPAAATFLSTYYQEVFLTIAMYSVTRCPN, from the exons ATGAACAAATCGAGTATCATCGAGCAAGGTGTCGTCCTAATAGCACCGCGGCAGCCTCGAGTACCGGAGTTTACGACGACAAACGATAACGACGAGATTAAAGTCCGCGTCCGTGGAAGTAGCCGCGAGCTAACGAGCGTCGTTCGCGAAACGAGCAGCGTCGTCGTGAGAACGGTCCGCGAAAAAGTTCCGCGACAAAG ATGTGAACTGTTGCCAGAAGTATTATCGATTCGCATTACGTATGAAGTAATTGGAAATCGCAGTGAGCAAG GATTCCCAGCTGCCGCGACGTTTCTCTCTACTTATTATCAAGAAGTATTTCTTACTATCGCAATGTACTCCGTAACACGGTGTCCAAACTAA